In a single window of the Drosophila miranda strain MSH22 chromosome XL, D.miranda_PacBio2.1, whole genome shotgun sequence genome:
- the LOC108162824 gene encoding adenylate cyclase type 9 isoform X1: MSESRRQSVNLRAMPPGVLVNDSRANSTDDIQIALAPHIQTYLSQTGRRHSCCSVMLPVAFERAAAKSWLDPKFDSPVLEEQYQASVFPHVRMRYRFTLSYILLCSLAWCLYFVVDGGSEDFWRPISSSFSMLSLITIMALCFTHWDLYRQHRTLTSAVTAMLLCGASLAFLTYTGRAFSPLGHFAICLEIVLLIYTALPMPLWVGAVIAIFYSIAFELVSHVVIGCSAIHGGAGSVDSSDPSHKILILRIMAHLSVHLVGVHVLVMNLVRMRGTFMKVGQNLLVRRQLEMEKQLKEKMIHSVMPPKVADMLLNEGGTAGLDSGLPPESHYMRPRASNDVKSLFRPFHMHSMENVSILFADIVGFTRMSSTKTAEQLVEILNDLFERFDDLCSLSGCEKISTLGDCYYCVSGCPEPRADHAICCVEMGLGMIDAMRCFDAQRHEGVKMRVGVHTGTVLCGIVGTRRVKFDVWSNDVSLANKMESSGKPEQVHISQETSSFLGDNYYLEEGEEVFGHRTYFVVGRRSDFSRTNSLSPSMPAHAIGGSSLLLPGGHAGSLSQSATNISAVQPQVPPASPVGQLSNSLNPSPVLSIRPRLTSLSMKLRKKSQNHSRERDIERGIMHPAASGIPPVIVVRERPKIIITTKSLPGSLDSDDQPSSPTPPPPPPPPPPPPPPKSRLMVWKVPRFLKRFEELASRGNSSCHSQPEKEDPQYLQHLHHSRPYCPEETLAFMDPTAPNVNGNGTGTGIGTNCVYQQLPVLVESCSVSRLGNQTLDIPSASRPLLHHAATSTALASSVLRSPEGFSAVAGSSVGGAGCCSPGQYSMYDDIIDVRSYISQSRSDISPFGRSGSYRSQCGRQSTSGGTVLPVEQSPLPRPRASTLATGRPPVVGAAAAGAGAGATIEPSTSSTSANVQPSPFCLPAPPAGGGGGHSRNSSICPSATSRKDSGIKSNSRRSSIQQQIYALNQSAISQHRVSGYFTSSTSSISNLNDMQGLPLPMPLPLGIALPMVVPQPPPPPLPLLMQPCSSQTMGDPLAACLQQLRKQSDLQLIRCVRDNARSQRSYLVKPPLRGFSLYFKSRQLERDFRSKAHRFGTENETEGPPTLATPRYNTYIDIFVGIAVYLCISVSLFLMTQNTVTPSFRLWVTLFSCFTAIQVFALFLFTRQMCRRHGTGRTSSSSRSRLRSKSTTSEVVDGDADEDGDGGRGGGGRGDVEAALRRGGSSRGPQFRSCADRIFEAISSWYPWHICLAVLMAMPVLLIIANFLLLDLEQLEAFEYHYGFLIFVCIVHFCNFTQLNCWVRNILAFMAALCFIGIAVSQLMVYSSRSDQAESEEESQEEGGSSYIFEEIKWFHDYHVEIYLDLLLILVLVWFLNREFEIGYRLTFYGNAVANQDKVRVQNMKNQADMLLHNIIPKHVAEHLKNTAKYSENHHNIAIIFASIVNFNEMYDESYLGGKEFLRVLNELIGDFDELLSRPEFRAVEKIKTIGSTFMAASGLDPSHRGSGDEHIHTLMEFSIAMQEVVDAFNKDLLEFNLILRIGMNIGDVTAGVIGTSKLYYDIWGDAVNVASRMDSTGLPNRIQVGKDCLPFLTARYDFEPRGSVYVKGKDHMEVFLYTDRRKTQLPDEGLQAKGEEELDDEQQQQQQLEDNEGENDNEHEHEHGEDKKEVDVDANVDDDEEEEFHSSETTTLFKSQESIQANGGNHLTTTVTITTPPSSQSVEP; this comes from the exons TCACGCCGTCAATCGGTGAACTTACGGGCGATGCCCCCGGGCGTTCTAGTCAACGATAGCCGGGCCAACTCCACCGATGACATACAGATCGCTCTGGCCCCCCACATCCAGACGTATCTGAGCCAGACCGGGCGCCGGCACTCGTGCTGCAGCGTCATGCTGCCGGTGGCCTTCGAGCGGGCCGCCGCCAAGTCCTGGCTGGATCCCAAGTTCGACTCCCCCGTCCTCGAGGAGCAGTACCAGGCCAGTGTCTTTCCCCACGTTCGCATGCGATACAG GTTCACCCTCTCATACATCCTCCTCTGCTCGCTGGCGTGGTGTCTGTACTTCGTGGTGGACGGCGGATCGGAGGACTTCTGGCGACCGATCTCCAGCTCGTTCTCGATGCTGTCGCTGATCACGATCATGGCGCTGTGCTTCACCCACTGGGACCTCTACAGGCAGCACAGGACGCTGACCTCCGCGGTGACTGCGATGCTGCTGTGCGGAGCCTCGCTGGCCTTCCTCACGTACACGGGGAGGGCCTTTAGTCCACTGGGGCACTTCGCCATCTGCCTGGAGATCGTGCTGCTTATCTACACTGCCCTGCCCATGCCGCTGTGGGTGGGTGCGGTCATTGCGATCTTCTACTCGATCGCCTTCGAGCTCGTTTCCCACGTGGTCATCGGATGCAGTGCCATACATGGGGGGGCGGGATCGGTGGACAGTAGCGATCCCAGCCACAAGATACTCATACTGCGGATCATGGCCCATCTGAGCGTGCACCTGGTGGGCGTCCACGTGCTCGTGATGAACCTGGTGCGGATGCGCGGCACCTTCATGAAGGTCGGTCAGAATCTGCTCGTGCGCCGTCAACTGGAGATGGAGAAGCAGCTCAAGGAGAAGATGATACACTCGGTGATGCCGCCCAAGGTGGCGGACATGCTGCTCAACGAAGGGGGCACCGCCGGACTGGACTCCGGCCTGCCCCCCGAGTCCCACTACATGCGTCCGCGGGCTTCCAACGACGTGAAGTCCCTATTCCGGCCCTTCCACATGCACAGCATGGAGAACGTGAGCATCCTGTTCGCGGACATCGTCGGATTCACCCGCATGTCCTCCACCAAGACGGCCGAGCAGTTGGTCGAGATCCTCAACGACCTGTTTGAGCGCTTCGACGATCTCTGCTCCCTCAGCGGCTGCGAGAAGATATCCACCCTGGGCGACTGCTACTACTGCGTCTCCGGCTGCCCTGAGCCCCGCGCGGACCACGCCATCTGCTGCGTGGAAATGGGTCTGGGCATGATCGATGCCATGCGCTGCTTCGACGCCCAGCGCCACGAGGGCGTCAAGATGAGAGTCGGCGTCCACACGGGCACTGTTCTCTGCGGCATCGTAGGCACGCGCCGGGTCAAGTTCGATGTGTGGAGCAACGACGTAAGCCTGGCCAATAA AATGGAGTCCTCGGGCAAGCCGGAGCAGGTTCATATCTCGCAGGAGACGTCGAGCTTTTTGGGCGACAACTACTACCTGGAAGAGGGCGAAGAGGTCTTCG GTCATCGCACCTACTTCGTGGTAGGACGCCGAAGCGACTTCTCCAGAACCAACAGCCTCAGTCCCAGCATGCCAGCCCATGCCATTGGGGGCAGCTCCCTGTTGCTGCCCGGAGGCCATGCCGGCTCATTATCGCAGAGCGCGACCAACATCTCGGCGGTGCAGCCGCAAGTGCCGCCCGCCTCGCCGGTGGGGCAGCTTTCGAACTCGTTGAACCCCTCGCCGGTTTTGTCCATACGCCCTCGACTGACCTCGCTGAGCATGAAGCTGCGTAAGAAGTCGCAGAACCACAGCCGGGAGCGGGACATTGAGCGGGGCATCATGCATCCGGCGGCCAGCGGAATACCGCCAGTTATTGTGGTGCGGGAGCGGCCAAAGATCATCATCACCACCAAGTCGCTGCCGGGCAGCCTCGACTCGGATGATCAGCCGTCGTCGCCCActccaccgccgccgccaccgccgccaccgccgccccCACCGCCCAAGAGCCGGCTGATGGTGTGGAAGGTGCCGCGCTTCCTCAAACGCTTCGAGGAACTGGCCAGCCGCGGAAACAGCTCCTGTCACAGTCAGCCAGAGAAGGAGGATCCCCAGTACCTGCAGCACCTCCATCATTCCCGTCCCTATTGCCCCGAAGAGACCCTGGCCTTCATGGATCCCACTGCACCGAATGTGAATGGGAACGGAACCGGAACCGGAATCGGAACCAACTGCGTGTACCAGCAGCTGCCCGTCCTGGTAGAGTCCTGCAGCGTCAGCCGGCTGGGTAACCAGACCCTGGACATACCGTCCGCGTCTCGGCCCTTGCTGCACCATGCTGCCACCTCTACGGCCCTGGCCAGCAGCGTCCTCCGTTCCCCAGAGGGGTTCTCCGCAGTGGCAGGATCCAGCGTCGGCGGAGCAGGCTGCTGCTCTCCGGGACAGTATTCCATGTACGACGACATCATCGATGTGCGCTCCTACATCAGCCAGTCCCGCAGCGACATCTCGCCCTTCGGCCGCTCCGGTAGCTATCGGAGCCAGTGCGGCCGTCAGTCCACCAGCGGGGGAACCGTGCTCCCCGTGGAGCAGTCACCCCTGCCCAGGCCACGTGCCTCCACCCTGGCCACTGGCAGGCCACCAGTCGTCGGTGCGGCTGcagctggggctggggctggggccaCCATCGAGCCCAGCACCTCCAGCACTAGTGCCAACGTCCAGCCCAGTCCCTTCTGTCTACCCGCTCCGCCAGCTGGAGGCGGAGGCGGCCACTCGCGCAACTCGAGCATCTGCCCGTCGGCCACCTCGCGCAAGGATTCGGGGATCAAGAGCAACTCGCGGCGCTCCTCCATCCAGCAGCAGATATACGCCCTCAACCAGTCGGCCATCAGCCAGCACCGCGTCTCCGGCTACTTCACCAGCTCCACCTCGAGCATCTCGAATTTGAATGACATGCAGGgcctgcccctgcccatgcCCCTCCCGCTGGGCATCGCGCTGCCCATGGTGGTGCCACagccgcccccgcccccgctgccgctgctgatgCAACCGTGCTCCTCTCAGACGATGGGCGACCCGCTGGCCGCCTGCCTGCAGCAGCTGCGCAAGCAGTCGGACCTCCAGCTGATACGATGTGTGCGGGACAACGCCAGGTCGCAGAGGAGCTACCTTGTGAAGCCGCCGCTGCGGGGCTTCAGCCTTTACTTCAAGTCCCGCCAGCTGGAGCGCGACTTCCGCTCCAAGGCCCACCGGTTCGGGACCGAGAACGAGACCGAGGGGCCACCCACACTGGCCACTCCCCGGTACAACACCTACATCGACATCTTCGTGGGGATCGCCGTCTACCTGTGCATCTCGGTGTCACTCTTCCTGATGACCCAGAACACGGTCACGCCTAGCTTCCGTCTCTGGGTGACGCTCTTCTCCTGCTTCACGGCCATCCAGGTCTTCGCCCTCTTCCTGTTTACGAGGCAGATGTGTCGCCGTCATGGCACCGGgaggaccagcagcagcagccgctcTCGTCTCCGCTCCAAGTCCACAACCAGCGAGGTCGTCGACGGCGATGCAGACGAGGATGGAGATGGAGGTAGAGGTGGAGGTGGACGTGGGGATGTTGAGGCTGCCCTGAGGAGGGGTGGCAGTAGCAGGGGACCTCAGTTCCGGTCGTGTGCGGACCGCATCTTCGAGGCCATCTCCAGCTGGTATCCGTGGCACATTTGCCTGGCCGTGCTGATGGCCATGCCCGTGCTCCTGATCATCGCCAACTTCCTCCTGCTGGACCTGGAGCAGCTGGAGGCCTTCGAGTACCACTACGGCTTCCTCATCTTTGTGTGCATCGTGCACTTCTGCAACTTCACGCAGCTCAACTGCTGGGTGCGCAACATCCTGGCCTTCATGGCCGCCCTGTGCTTCATTGGTATCGCCGTATCGCAGCTGATGGTCTACTCGAGCCGAAGCGACCAGGCCGAGTCGGAGGAGGAGTCGCAGGAGGAGGGCGGCTCCTCGTACATCTTTGAGGAGATCAAGTGGTTCCACGACTACCACGTGGAGATCTACCTGGATCTTCTGCTCATCCTAGTCCTAGTGTGGTTTCTTAATCGCGAATTCGAGATCGGCTATCGGTTGACCTTCTACGGGAACGCGGTCGCCAACCAGGACAAGGTGCGTGTCCAGAACATGAAGAACCAGGCGGACATGCTGCTGCACAACATCATTCCCAAGCATGTGGCCGAGCACCTGAAGAACACGGCCAAGTACTCGGAGAACCACCACAACATCGCCATCATCTTCGCCTCCATCGTCAACTTCAACGAGATGTACGACGAGAGTTATCTGGGGGGCAAGGAGTTTCTCCGCGTTCTCAACGAGCTGATAGGGGACTTTGACGAACTGCTCTCCCGTCCCGAGTTCCGGGCCGTCGAGAAGATCAAGACCATTGGCTCCACCTTCATGGCCGCCAGCGGGCTGGACCCATCGCACCGAGGGTCGGGTGATGAGCACATCCACACACTCATGGAGTTCTCCATTGCCATGCAGGAGGTGGTGGATGCCTTCAACAAGGATCTGCTCGAGTTTAATCTGATCCTGCGCATCGGCATGAACATTGGCGATGTGACGGCGGGCGTGATCGGAACCAGCAAGCTTTACTACGACATCTGGGGCGACGCCGTCAACGTGGCCTCGCGCATGGACTCCACGGGTCTTCCGAACCGCATCCAGGTGGGCAAGGACTGTCTGCCGTTCCTCACCGCTCGCTACGACTTCGAGCCCCGCGGCAGCGTCTATGTCAAGGGTAAGGATCACATGGAGGTCTTTCTTTACACGGATCGCCGAAAGACCCAGCTTCCAGATGAGGGTCTGCAAGCGAAGGGGGAAGAAGAGCTGGATGacgagcagcagcaacagcagcagctagaGGATAATGAGGGCGAGAATGATAATGAGCATGAGCATGAGCATGGGGAGGATAAGAAGGAGGTTGATGTTGATGCTaatgttgatgatgatgaggaggaggagtttCACTCGAGCGAGACCACAACGCTCTTCAAGTCGCAGGAGTCTATACAGGCAAATGGCGGCAATCATTTGACGACGACGGTCACGATAACGACCCCGCCCTCCTCCCAGTCAGTGGAACCGTAG
- the LOC108162824 gene encoding adenylate cyclase type 9 isoform X3, producing MLSLITIMALCFTHWDLYRQHRTLTSAVTAMLLCGASLAFLTYTGRAFSPLGHFAICLEIVLLIYTALPMPLWVGAVIAIFYSIAFELVSHVVIGCSAIHGGAGSVDSSDPSHKILILRIMAHLSVHLVGVHVLVMNLVRMRGTFMKVGQNLLVRRQLEMEKQLKEKMIHSVMPPKVADMLLNEGGTAGLDSGLPPESHYMRPRASNDVKSLFRPFHMHSMENVSILFADIVGFTRMSSTKTAEQLVEILNDLFERFDDLCSLSGCEKISTLGDCYYCVSGCPEPRADHAICCVEMGLGMIDAMRCFDAQRHEGVKMRVGVHTGTVLCGIVGTRRVKFDVWSNDVSLANKMESSGKPEQVHISQETSSFLGDNYYLEEGEEVFGHRTYFVVGRRSDFSRTNSLSPSMPAHAIGGSSLLLPGGHAGSLSQSATNISAVQPQVPPASPVGQLSNSLNPSPVLSIRPRLTSLSMKLRKKSQNHSRERDIERGIMHPAASGIPPVIVVRERPKIIITTKSLPGSLDSDDQPSSPTPPPPPPPPPPPPPPKSRLMVWKVPRFLKRFEELASRGNSSCHSQPEKEDPQYLQHLHHSRPYCPEETLAFMDPTAPNVNGNGTGTGIGTNCVYQQLPVLVESCSVSRLGNQTLDIPSASRPLLHHAATSTALASSVLRSPEGFSAVAGSSVGGAGCCSPGQYSMYDDIIDVRSYISQSRSDISPFGRSGSYRSQCGRQSTSGGTVLPVEQSPLPRPRASTLATGRPPVVGAAAAGAGAGATIEPSTSSTSANVQPSPFCLPAPPAGGGGGHSRNSSICPSATSRKDSGIKSNSRRSSIQQQIYALNQSAISQHRVSGYFTSSTSSISNLNDMQGLPLPMPLPLGIALPMVVPQPPPPPLPLLMQPCSSQTMGDPLAACLQQLRKQSDLQLIRCVRDNARSQRSYLVKPPLRGFSLYFKSRQLERDFRSKAHRFGTENETEGPPTLATPRYNTYIDIFVGIAVYLCISVSLFLMTQNTVTPSFRLWVTLFSCFTAIQVFALFLFTRQMCRRHGTGRTSSSSRSRLRSKSTTSEVVDGDADEDGDGGRGGGGRGDVEAALRRGGSSRGPQFRSCADRIFEAISSWYPWHICLAVLMAMPVLLIIANFLLLDLEQLEAFEYHYGFLIFVCIVHFCNFTQLNCWVRNILAFMAALCFIGIAVSQLMVYSSRSDQAESEEESQEEGGSSYIFEEIKWFHDYHVEIYLDLLLILVLVWFLNREFEIGYRLTFYGNAVANQDKVRVQNMKNQADMLLHNIIPKHVAEHLKNTAKYSENHHNIAIIFASIVNFNEMYDESYLGGKEFLRVLNELIGDFDELLSRPEFRAVEKIKTIGSTFMAASGLDPSHRGSGDEHIHTLMEFSIAMQEVVDAFNKDLLEFNLILRIGMNIGDVTAGVIGTSKLYYDIWGDAVNVASRMDSTGLPNRIQVGKDCLPFLTARYDFEPRGSVYVKGKDHMEVFLYTDRRKTQLPDEGLQAKGEEELDDEQQQQQQLEDNEGENDNEHEHEHGEDKKEVDVDANVDDDEEEEFHSSETTTLFKSQESIQANGGNHLTTTVTITTPPSSQSVEP from the exons ATGCTGTCGCTGATCACGATCATGGCGCTGTGCTTCACCCACTGGGACCTCTACAGGCAGCACAGGACGCTGACCTCCGCGGTGACTGCGATGCTGCTGTGCGGAGCCTCGCTGGCCTTCCTCACGTACACGGGGAGGGCCTTTAGTCCACTGGGGCACTTCGCCATCTGCCTGGAGATCGTGCTGCTTATCTACACTGCCCTGCCCATGCCGCTGTGGGTGGGTGCGGTCATTGCGATCTTCTACTCGATCGCCTTCGAGCTCGTTTCCCACGTGGTCATCGGATGCAGTGCCATACATGGGGGGGCGGGATCGGTGGACAGTAGCGATCCCAGCCACAAGATACTCATACTGCGGATCATGGCCCATCTGAGCGTGCACCTGGTGGGCGTCCACGTGCTCGTGATGAACCTGGTGCGGATGCGCGGCACCTTCATGAAGGTCGGTCAGAATCTGCTCGTGCGCCGTCAACTGGAGATGGAGAAGCAGCTCAAGGAGAAGATGATACACTCGGTGATGCCGCCCAAGGTGGCGGACATGCTGCTCAACGAAGGGGGCACCGCCGGACTGGACTCCGGCCTGCCCCCCGAGTCCCACTACATGCGTCCGCGGGCTTCCAACGACGTGAAGTCCCTATTCCGGCCCTTCCACATGCACAGCATGGAGAACGTGAGCATCCTGTTCGCGGACATCGTCGGATTCACCCGCATGTCCTCCACCAAGACGGCCGAGCAGTTGGTCGAGATCCTCAACGACCTGTTTGAGCGCTTCGACGATCTCTGCTCCCTCAGCGGCTGCGAGAAGATATCCACCCTGGGCGACTGCTACTACTGCGTCTCCGGCTGCCCTGAGCCCCGCGCGGACCACGCCATCTGCTGCGTGGAAATGGGTCTGGGCATGATCGATGCCATGCGCTGCTTCGACGCCCAGCGCCACGAGGGCGTCAAGATGAGAGTCGGCGTCCACACGGGCACTGTTCTCTGCGGCATCGTAGGCACGCGCCGGGTCAAGTTCGATGTGTGGAGCAACGACGTAAGCCTGGCCAATAA AATGGAGTCCTCGGGCAAGCCGGAGCAGGTTCATATCTCGCAGGAGACGTCGAGCTTTTTGGGCGACAACTACTACCTGGAAGAGGGCGAAGAGGTCTTCG GTCATCGCACCTACTTCGTGGTAGGACGCCGAAGCGACTTCTCCAGAACCAACAGCCTCAGTCCCAGCATGCCAGCCCATGCCATTGGGGGCAGCTCCCTGTTGCTGCCCGGAGGCCATGCCGGCTCATTATCGCAGAGCGCGACCAACATCTCGGCGGTGCAGCCGCAAGTGCCGCCCGCCTCGCCGGTGGGGCAGCTTTCGAACTCGTTGAACCCCTCGCCGGTTTTGTCCATACGCCCTCGACTGACCTCGCTGAGCATGAAGCTGCGTAAGAAGTCGCAGAACCACAGCCGGGAGCGGGACATTGAGCGGGGCATCATGCATCCGGCGGCCAGCGGAATACCGCCAGTTATTGTGGTGCGGGAGCGGCCAAAGATCATCATCACCACCAAGTCGCTGCCGGGCAGCCTCGACTCGGATGATCAGCCGTCGTCGCCCActccaccgccgccgccaccgccgccaccgccgccccCACCGCCCAAGAGCCGGCTGATGGTGTGGAAGGTGCCGCGCTTCCTCAAACGCTTCGAGGAACTGGCCAGCCGCGGAAACAGCTCCTGTCACAGTCAGCCAGAGAAGGAGGATCCCCAGTACCTGCAGCACCTCCATCATTCCCGTCCCTATTGCCCCGAAGAGACCCTGGCCTTCATGGATCCCACTGCACCGAATGTGAATGGGAACGGAACCGGAACCGGAATCGGAACCAACTGCGTGTACCAGCAGCTGCCCGTCCTGGTAGAGTCCTGCAGCGTCAGCCGGCTGGGTAACCAGACCCTGGACATACCGTCCGCGTCTCGGCCCTTGCTGCACCATGCTGCCACCTCTACGGCCCTGGCCAGCAGCGTCCTCCGTTCCCCAGAGGGGTTCTCCGCAGTGGCAGGATCCAGCGTCGGCGGAGCAGGCTGCTGCTCTCCGGGACAGTATTCCATGTACGACGACATCATCGATGTGCGCTCCTACATCAGCCAGTCCCGCAGCGACATCTCGCCCTTCGGCCGCTCCGGTAGCTATCGGAGCCAGTGCGGCCGTCAGTCCACCAGCGGGGGAACCGTGCTCCCCGTGGAGCAGTCACCCCTGCCCAGGCCACGTGCCTCCACCCTGGCCACTGGCAGGCCACCAGTCGTCGGTGCGGCTGcagctggggctggggctggggccaCCATCGAGCCCAGCACCTCCAGCACTAGTGCCAACGTCCAGCCCAGTCCCTTCTGTCTACCCGCTCCGCCAGCTGGAGGCGGAGGCGGCCACTCGCGCAACTCGAGCATCTGCCCGTCGGCCACCTCGCGCAAGGATTCGGGGATCAAGAGCAACTCGCGGCGCTCCTCCATCCAGCAGCAGATATACGCCCTCAACCAGTCGGCCATCAGCCAGCACCGCGTCTCCGGCTACTTCACCAGCTCCACCTCGAGCATCTCGAATTTGAATGACATGCAGGgcctgcccctgcccatgcCCCTCCCGCTGGGCATCGCGCTGCCCATGGTGGTGCCACagccgcccccgcccccgctgccgctgctgatgCAACCGTGCTCCTCTCAGACGATGGGCGACCCGCTGGCCGCCTGCCTGCAGCAGCTGCGCAAGCAGTCGGACCTCCAGCTGATACGATGTGTGCGGGACAACGCCAGGTCGCAGAGGAGCTACCTTGTGAAGCCGCCGCTGCGGGGCTTCAGCCTTTACTTCAAGTCCCGCCAGCTGGAGCGCGACTTCCGCTCCAAGGCCCACCGGTTCGGGACCGAGAACGAGACCGAGGGGCCACCCACACTGGCCACTCCCCGGTACAACACCTACATCGACATCTTCGTGGGGATCGCCGTCTACCTGTGCATCTCGGTGTCACTCTTCCTGATGACCCAGAACACGGTCACGCCTAGCTTCCGTCTCTGGGTGACGCTCTTCTCCTGCTTCACGGCCATCCAGGTCTTCGCCCTCTTCCTGTTTACGAGGCAGATGTGTCGCCGTCATGGCACCGGgaggaccagcagcagcagccgctcTCGTCTCCGCTCCAAGTCCACAACCAGCGAGGTCGTCGACGGCGATGCAGACGAGGATGGAGATGGAGGTAGAGGTGGAGGTGGACGTGGGGATGTTGAGGCTGCCCTGAGGAGGGGTGGCAGTAGCAGGGGACCTCAGTTCCGGTCGTGTGCGGACCGCATCTTCGAGGCCATCTCCAGCTGGTATCCGTGGCACATTTGCCTGGCCGTGCTGATGGCCATGCCCGTGCTCCTGATCATCGCCAACTTCCTCCTGCTGGACCTGGAGCAGCTGGAGGCCTTCGAGTACCACTACGGCTTCCTCATCTTTGTGTGCATCGTGCACTTCTGCAACTTCACGCAGCTCAACTGCTGGGTGCGCAACATCCTGGCCTTCATGGCCGCCCTGTGCTTCATTGGTATCGCCGTATCGCAGCTGATGGTCTACTCGAGCCGAAGCGACCAGGCCGAGTCGGAGGAGGAGTCGCAGGAGGAGGGCGGCTCCTCGTACATCTTTGAGGAGATCAAGTGGTTCCACGACTACCACGTGGAGATCTACCTGGATCTTCTGCTCATCCTAGTCCTAGTGTGGTTTCTTAATCGCGAATTCGAGATCGGCTATCGGTTGACCTTCTACGGGAACGCGGTCGCCAACCAGGACAAGGTGCGTGTCCAGAACATGAAGAACCAGGCGGACATGCTGCTGCACAACATCATTCCCAAGCATGTGGCCGAGCACCTGAAGAACACGGCCAAGTACTCGGAGAACCACCACAACATCGCCATCATCTTCGCCTCCATCGTCAACTTCAACGAGATGTACGACGAGAGTTATCTGGGGGGCAAGGAGTTTCTCCGCGTTCTCAACGAGCTGATAGGGGACTTTGACGAACTGCTCTCCCGTCCCGAGTTCCGGGCCGTCGAGAAGATCAAGACCATTGGCTCCACCTTCATGGCCGCCAGCGGGCTGGACCCATCGCACCGAGGGTCGGGTGATGAGCACATCCACACACTCATGGAGTTCTCCATTGCCATGCAGGAGGTGGTGGATGCCTTCAACAAGGATCTGCTCGAGTTTAATCTGATCCTGCGCATCGGCATGAACATTGGCGATGTGACGGCGGGCGTGATCGGAACCAGCAAGCTTTACTACGACATCTGGGGCGACGCCGTCAACGTGGCCTCGCGCATGGACTCCACGGGTCTTCCGAACCGCATCCAGGTGGGCAAGGACTGTCTGCCGTTCCTCACCGCTCGCTACGACTTCGAGCCCCGCGGCAGCGTCTATGTCAAGGGTAAGGATCACATGGAGGTCTTTCTTTACACGGATCGCCGAAAGACCCAGCTTCCAGATGAGGGTCTGCAAGCGAAGGGGGAAGAAGAGCTGGATGacgagcagcagcaacagcagcagctagaGGATAATGAGGGCGAGAATGATAATGAGCATGAGCATGAGCATGGGGAGGATAAGAAGGAGGTTGATGTTGATGCTaatgttgatgatgatgaggaggaggagtttCACTCGAGCGAGACCACAACGCTCTTCAAGTCGCAGGAGTCTATACAGGCAAATGGCGGCAATCATTTGACGACGACGGTCACGATAACGACCCCGCCCTCCTCCCAGTCAGTGGAACCGTAG